The following are encoded together in the Bacteroidota bacterium genome:
- the gldM gene encoding gliding motility protein GldM, with translation MASGKQTPRQKMIGMMYLVLTALLALNVSKEILDAFVTVNAGLENTGAGIDRDISALYAEFDARKSVDPLRVGGNWKKAQEARRLSKALNSHIDQLKRRLIRETEGFANHEEDTIRLQFVEAKDNYDIPTNILVGTAEDGSNGEAHVLKQKLNEYQSKLLGLLEPETRKSVNLNIDTRDPVNEPELKTWEMKTFYHSPLAASVALLSKIQDDVKSAESDVVDALLRETEADIIPFDTVAARIVAQSNYVLLGENYQADIFLAAFNKTLKPQIYLGDYDPATGKMRGSFDSVNVERGIGKYLVPASSEGIKQYNGVINMRTPKGQLMQFPFQSEYIVARPALTVSADKMNVMYAGLENPISVSVPGIPNEKLRVSIDNGVLTPKGNGQYIVTKPKTGFANVQVIAEIDGKTRNMGSMKFRVKPLPKPVARLSCLSAPGGTITKAQLLACPGVIPFYDPNFEFDAKARVVSFTVEIPGASGASSSFNSGNASFPDAAKQNFSKLKRGDRVTLTNIKALGADGNVVTLEDITYKIL, from the coding sequence ATGGCATCAGGCAAACAAACTCCCCGTCAAAAAATGATTGGCATGATGTATCTCGTGCTTACGGCGCTGCTGGCGCTGAATGTATCAAAAGAAATTCTGGATGCATTTGTAACGGTGAATGCCGGACTGGAAAATACCGGCGCCGGAATAGACCGCGATATTTCTGCGTTGTATGCTGAATTTGACGCACGTAAAAGTGTAGATCCGCTGCGCGTGGGCGGGAACTGGAAAAAAGCGCAGGAAGCACGGCGACTTTCGAAAGCACTCAACAGCCATATCGACCAGCTGAAACGGCGATTGATACGCGAAACAGAAGGTTTTGCCAACCACGAAGAAGACACCATCAGACTGCAGTTTGTGGAGGCGAAAGACAACTATGATATTCCAACCAATATTCTGGTAGGCACCGCCGAGGATGGCTCAAACGGTGAAGCGCATGTATTAAAACAAAAGCTGAACGAATACCAGTCAAAACTGCTTGGATTGCTTGAACCTGAAACGCGCAAATCGGTAAACCTCAATATCGACACCCGCGATCCGGTGAATGAGCCGGAACTCAAAACGTGGGAAATGAAAACGTTTTATCATTCGCCGCTGGCGGCTTCGGTGGCCTTGCTTTCGAAAATTCAGGATGATGTAAAAAGTGCCGAAAGCGATGTGGTGGATGCCCTGCTGCGCGAAACCGAAGCCGATATAATTCCGTTCGATACGGTGGCAGCGCGTATTGTAGCGCAAAGTAACTATGTACTGCTTGGCGAAAATTATCAGGCCGATATTTTCCTCGCCGCATTTAATAAAACACTCAAACCTCAAATTTATCTCGGTGACTATGATCCCGCCACGGGGAAAATGCGCGGTAGTTTCGACAGTGTAAATGTAGAACGGGGTATTGGTAAATACCTGGTTCCGGCCAGCAGTGAAGGAATTAAGCAGTATAACGGCGTAATCAATATGCGCACACCAAAAGGGCAATTGATGCAATTCCCGTTTCAGTCGGAATACATTGTGGCGCGGCCTGCATTGACGGTGAGTGCGGATAAAATGAATGTAATGTATGCGGGACTGGAAAATCCGATTTCCGTTTCCGTGCCGGGTATTCCGAATGAAAAACTTCGGGTGAGTATTGATAATGGCGTGCTTACCCCTAAAGGAAACGGACAATACATTGTTACGAAACCTAAAACCGGATTTGCCAATGTGCAGGTTATTGCAGAAATAGATGGCAAAACCAGAAATATGGGCAGTATGAAATTCAGGGTAAAGCCTTTGCCTAAACCTGTAGCAAGATTGAGTTGTCTTTCTGCTCCCGGTGGCACCATTACAAAAGCGCAACTGTTAGCCTGCCCCGGTGTGATTCCGTTTTATGATCCGAATTTTGAATTTGATGCCAAAGCCCGTGTGGTATCTTTCACTGTGGAGATTCCAGGTGCGAGCGGAGCTTCTTCAAGTTTCAATTCAGGCAATGCTTCTTTCCCGGATGCGGCTAAACAAAACTTCAGCAAATTAAAACGTGGCGACCGGGTTACGCTTACCAATATCAAAGCCCTTGGAGCCGACGGAAACGTGGTTACGCTCGAAGATATCACCTACAAAATACTGTAG
- a CDS encoding PKD domain-containing protein: MITLPLRRNLLLLLSALFVTCSSVAQSLANYTVTRNTGITFSPINAIAFPCNSWRYSGGFQQDDNRSNPIPIGFDFWYNGVRYTELSVSTNGYVDFSASAADGGPTTGPYGYFNGQFSVSGGTNNALAVFYDDQTTQGGSDPLGLSIRYLVTGSAPNRVLTVEWFNMAIYLNTTPNLNYQLKLYETTGQIQYVYGNMTQGTANFSYTIGMNAAVLNFIPTAAQLRTQQTANTATFSNTPQNNLTAMPATNSRLNFVPPVPTATTGTLTFSGVTSNQMTLSWPNWATNEVGYVIYSSVDGVNYDFELQTAANATSSIITGLYAATTYYWRVYAVTEGAIGTPLTGTQATAAGTTFISVQSGNWNTGSTWNAGTVPGASDNVIVANGHTVTINANSACNNLQVGQGGTASLRFGNNNTSRTLDVGGNILVRQNASFTVNTASLITHQLFVNGNIANAGTIDFAPTGTSLCDVTFDNPYANQLVNGVGTVNRYNRITINKVDNTIRQVDFATSTFTAAIGFLSLVQGTFKLSVTGPVNVIPFNATANIPRNARLWINSNFATVSTTGGNINLYGELRITGGTVNIGNNANQNIVSYGGLVNVSGGTLNIAGRLDRVNSTSLVRLTISGGQINVPVVSSTSTTSWPIMMDVPGSQFTQSGGTIVIKREGGTGGQDLGFNGSGVVISNVTGGVLQIGDATTPAAQIMNIRTVAPVGNLLVNSANATARIINDPLTVIADVTLAAGTFNANNQNVTLGGNWVNTGGVYQPGTNTTTFNGASPQTISRTLADENFNNVVFSGAGVKTLLSNIGCNNLNVFTNANVDAGTPGFTINLRGNWASAGTYNGQTSGTVVCNGTVAQTLSGPAITNFRNMTIQNTAGVSITSAQNLLGTLTLTSGIFTTTGQAFTLVSNTQGTARIATITGGDITGNIIMQRHIYQGPTNWRQMSTAVSGQTFESWDDDLITAGFPGSDYPNLNGFYSIAPYDETQPGPKEFGYAPPANSNDPILTNRGYYVYVGPLAVTVDVDGPPNKFTRNIPLSYTPSAGYLEDGWNMVPNPYPSSINWDNAGWTRTGIEAAVYVWNPVINQYATYVSGIGTNGGTANIPSSQAFWVHAIASSPSLSMTESVKSATDVAFMRMNTATAPTGLMRLSVTDGNVRNDELIIRFYAGATDGFDADYDAWKLPSSDTLMPTFSSLINDSMDASVNSMAPLGNDVSIPVRLKVGVSGQYTISRDSLWTMPNSACIILEDLLTGTLTNLQNTSSYTFTISDTTEHPRFVLHTGVSLAKSSVAATCGTTANGKAIARGTGNGPWNYTWLDAQNNVIATHTGITGYDTLHSITAGVYTVQVTGNSGLCGYREDTIHVNGPLPVMPLTSITPATCSNTTDATIRITQIAGGTGPYQLLWPDGSQLDSLSGIPTGTYILQITDANGCVTAQTINVPALNNVQPAFTLNTDTLEFTYPLVTSNFTNGATSYLWNFGDGGQSTQANPVYYYNQTGNYTVTLTAQAGICTDSVSMQLHVYDPTGINETTAAAIQLINAPGAILVNFNTPLNEQATIRVYDRSGRIVAEHMHPASGIAAVPMHTQAEGIYIVQITVKHEVMKTAKVMLLHSH; this comes from the coding sequence ATGATTACACTTCCACTCAGACGTAATTTATTGCTTCTGCTGTCGGCGTTATTTGTGACTTGTTCGTCAGTGGCGCAAAGCCTTGCCAATTACACGGTTACACGCAATACCGGGATTACTTTCTCGCCTATCAATGCTATTGCTTTTCCCTGTAATAGCTGGCGGTATTCGGGTGGTTTTCAGCAAGATGACAACAGAAGTAATCCGATTCCGATTGGGTTTGATTTCTGGTACAACGGCGTGCGTTACACCGAACTGAGTGTGTCCACAAACGGGTATGTCGATTTCTCAGCCTCTGCGGCTGATGGAGGGCCCACTACCGGGCCTTACGGCTATTTCAACGGACAGTTTTCGGTATCGGGCGGAACAAATAATGCGCTGGCCGTTTTTTATGACGATCAGACCACGCAGGGCGGCTCCGATCCGCTTGGCCTGAGTATCCGCTATCTGGTTACGGGCAGCGCCCCCAATCGTGTGCTCACGGTTGAGTGGTTCAATATGGCCATTTATCTCAACACAACCCCCAATCTCAATTATCAGCTAAAACTTTACGAAACTACCGGGCAGATTCAGTACGTGTATGGCAACATGACACAGGGAACAGCCAATTTCTCCTATACCATAGGCATGAATGCGGCTGTACTCAATTTTATACCCACTGCTGCCCAGTTGCGCACACAGCAAACGGCGAATACCGCTACTTTCAGCAATACGCCGCAAAACAACCTTACGGCCATGCCGGCCACTAATTCGCGCCTCAATTTTGTGCCGCCGGTTCCTACTGCTACAACCGGTACACTCACTTTTAGCGGAGTAACCTCAAATCAGATGACACTTTCGTGGCCTAACTGGGCTACCAACGAAGTGGGCTATGTAATTTACAGTTCGGTTGATGGTGTTAACTACGATTTTGAATTGCAAACTGCGGCCAATGCCACCAGCTCAATCATTACCGGCCTTTACGCCGCAACCACCTATTACTGGCGTGTATATGCCGTAACCGAAGGCGCAATCGGCACACCGCTTACGGGCACGCAGGCTACTGCCGCCGGAACTACATTTATTTCGGTGCAAAGCGGAAACTGGAACACCGGCAGCACCTGGAATGCAGGTACAGTGCCCGGTGCGTCGGATAACGTGATCGTAGCAAACGGACATACCGTGACCATCAATGCCAATTCGGCCTGCAACAACCTGCAGGTCGGGCAGGGAGGAACAGCCTCACTCCGTTTCGGAAACAACAATACCTCACGCACACTTGATGTGGGCGGAAACATTCTGGTGCGGCAAAATGCATCGTTTACAGTAAACACCGCGTCGCTTATTACACATCAGCTGTTTGTAAACGGAAACATAGCCAATGCCGGAACCATTGATTTTGCGCCCACAGGGACATCGCTTTGTGATGTGACCTTTGACAATCCCTACGCCAATCAGTTGGTGAATGGAGTAGGAACGGTAAACCGCTACAACCGAATTACCATTAATAAAGTAGATAATACCATCCGGCAGGTTGATTTTGCAACCAGCACATTCACCGCCGCCATTGGTTTCCTCTCGCTTGTGCAGGGCACATTCAAACTTTCGGTAACCGGCCCTGTAAATGTAATCCCGTTTAATGCTACCGCAAATATTCCCCGTAATGCCCGCCTCTGGATAAACAGCAATTTTGCCACGGTATCAACCACAGGCGGAAACATTAACCTGTATGGCGAACTTCGGATTACGGGCGGAACTGTGAATATTGGAAATAATGCTAATCAGAATATTGTTTCCTATGGCGGATTGGTTAACGTTTCGGGCGGTACATTAAATATTGCAGGCAGGCTTGATCGTGTGAATTCTACTTCGCTGGTGAGGCTTACTATTTCGGGCGGTCAAATAAACGTGCCTGTGGTGAGTTCTACGTCAACAACAAGCTGGCCGATTATGATGGATGTTCCCGGCTCGCAGTTTACACAAAGCGGAGGCACGATTGTAATTAAACGAGAAGGCGGTACCGGCGGACAGGATCTGGGATTTAACGGAAGTGGTGTGGTGATTTCAAATGTAACCGGCGGCGTACTTCAGATTGGTGATGCAACTACACCTGCCGCTCAGATCATGAATATCCGTACGGTGGCACCCGTGGGCAATTTACTGGTGAATAGCGCCAATGCTACCGCACGCATCATCAACGACCCGCTTACCGTAATTGCCGACGTAACACTTGCGGCAGGAACATTCAATGCAAACAACCAGAATGTAACACTGGGCGGAAACTGGGTGAACACCGGCGGGGTCTATCAGCCTGGCACCAATACCACCACTTTTAACGGAGCTTCGCCGCAAACTATTTCACGCACCCTGGCCGATGAAAATTTCAATAACGTGGTGTTCTCCGGTGCAGGTGTAAAAACACTGCTTTCCAACATCGGCTGCAACAACCTGAATGTTTTTACCAATGCCAATGTGGACGCCGGTACGCCAGGATTTACGATTAACCTGCGTGGCAACTGGGCCAGTGCAGGTACTTACAACGGACAAACATCGGGTACCGTTGTGTGCAATGGCACAGTTGCTCAAACACTTTCCGGGCCGGCAATTACTAATTTCCGAAACATGACCATACAAAATACTGCCGGTGTAAGCATTACTTCCGCACAAAATCTGCTCGGTACCCTCACCCTCACCAGTGGCATTTTCACCACTACCGGACAAGCATTTACCCTTGTTTCAAATACACAGGGCACTGCACGTATTGCAACCATCACCGGCGGCGATATTACCGGAAATATCATCATGCAACGCCACATTTATCAAGGCCCCACAAACTGGCGGCAAATGTCAACAGCTGTGAGCGGACAAACCTTCGAAAGTTGGGATGATGATCTCATCACGGCCGGTTTTCCCGGTTCAGATTATCCCAATCTGAACGGATTCTACTCCATTGCCCCCTACGATGAAACGCAACCTGGCCCGAAAGAATTCGGTTATGCACCCCCGGCCAATTCAAACGACCCCATTTTAACGAATCGCGGCTATTATGTCTATGTCGGACCACTTGCAGTGACGGTTGATGTAGATGGCCCGCCGAATAAATTTACCCGCAACATTCCCCTTTCTTACACCCCTTCTGCAGGATATCTGGAAGATGGATGGAATATGGTGCCCAATCCTTATCCTTCATCAATTAACTGGGACAATGCGGGCTGGACACGCACCGGAATTGAAGCTGCAGTGTATGTGTGGAATCCCGTGATTAACCAGTATGCCACATATGTAAGCGGAATTGGTACCAACGGAGGAACAGCAAACATTCCTTCGTCGCAGGCATTTTGGGTGCATGCCATTGCATCTTCGCCCTCACTCAGCATGACGGAGAGTGTCAAGTCGGCCACAGATGTGGCGTTTATGCGCATGAATACCGCTACAGCACCTACCGGACTGATGCGGCTTTCAGTAACCGACGGCAATGTGCGGAATGATGAACTGATTATTCGATTTTACGCAGGTGCAACGGATGGTTTTGATGCCGACTATGATGCCTGGAAACTGCCCAGCAGTGATACACTCATGCCCACATTCTCGTCGCTCATCAACGACTCAATGGATGCTTCCGTTAATTCAATGGCACCGCTGGGCAATGACGTGTCAATACCTGTACGCCTCAAAGTGGGTGTGAGCGGACAATACACCATTTCCCGCGATTCGCTCTGGACTATGCCCAACAGCGCCTGCATCATTCTCGAAGATTTGCTCACCGGTACACTCACCAATTTGCAGAATACATCCAGCTATACCTTTACCATTTCGGATACAACCGAGCACCCGCGCTTTGTTTTGCACACAGGCGTATCGCTTGCAAAATCATCAGTAGCCGCTACCTGTGGCACAACGGCAAACGGTAAAGCCATTGCGCGCGGCACCGGAAACGGCCCGTGGAATTATACCTGGCTCGATGCTCAAAACAATGTGATTGCTACGCACACCGGAATAACCGGATACGATACGCTGCACAGCATTACGGCCGGTGTTTACACCGTGCAGGTAACCGGAAACAGCGGGCTCTGCGGCTACCGCGAAGATACCATACACGTAAACGGTCCGCTGCCTGTAATGCCACTCACCAGCATCACTCCCGCAACCTGCAGCAATACTACCGACGCCACCATACGCATTACACAAATTGCAGGCGGCACCGGCCCTTATCAGCTCCTCTGGCCCGATGGCTCTCAACTTGATTCGCTGAGCGGTATTCCCACCGGCACATACATACTGCAAATTACCGATGCCAACGGATGTGTAACTGCACAAACCATTAATGTACCCGCACTCAACAACGTGCAGCCCGCATTTACGCTCAATACCGATACACTTGAATTTACCTACCCGCTGGTTACTTCCAACTTCACCAACGGAGCCACCTCGTATCTCTGGAATTTCGGCGATGGCGGGCAATCCACTCAGGCAAATCCGGTGTACTACTACAACCAAACCGGCAATTACACCGTAACACTCACCGCACAGGCCGGCATCTGCACCGATTCGGTTTCCATGCAGCTGCATGTGTATGATCCCACCGGTATAAACGAAACAACAGCCGCTGCCATTCAGCTTATCAATGCGCCCGGTGCAATTCTTGTAAACTTCAATACACCGCTTAACGAACAAGCCACCATTCGTGTGTACGACCGTAGCGGACGCATTGTAGCCGAGCACATGCATCCCGCTTCAGGCATTGCCGCTGTTCCCATGCACACACAAGCCGAAGGAATCTACATTGTGCAGATAACCGTAAAGCACGAAGTGATGAAAACAGCCAAAGTCATGCTGCTGCATTCACACTAA
- a CDS encoding T9SS type A sorting domain-containing protein — protein sequence MKRLPTLILLFGLLYFKPILAQWVQQNPGTSSTLFSVHFANGQSGWAVGAGGTIIHTADGGQNWQPQTSGVSTALNAVWFADTQQGWAAGDGGVILATTDGGQNWVPQVSNSVSKLRTIWFFNSDTGYVAGQGGLCLRTVNGGLVWTQVGTAVNQDIFSIGFADASNGYLSGRNGNFQKTITGGTSWINGPPPPPLDTLKAVRAPAPTDVYVTTHNGKVLKTDGSGNWISQQPGSTKSLNGAWFTTTTTGWVAGDSGRVFTTSNGGGLWLQQSTGLAERLWAIHFPNDSAGWCVGANGTVIKLTLLTTALPATAAPQTMRIFPNPASAATPRYISLPQNENVVQLELFDAQANRLSVSQFAATAFGNGWKLETGTLPPGVYILRITTTSGVICSRVVVTE from the coding sequence ATGAAACGACTCCCGACCCTGATTTTACTATTTGGCCTGCTGTATTTTAAACCGATACTGGCGCAATGGGTGCAACAAAATCCGGGGACTTCTTCCACGCTGTTTTCGGTACATTTTGCAAACGGGCAAAGTGGCTGGGCCGTGGGGGCAGGCGGCACCATTATTCATACGGCCGATGGTGGTCAGAACTGGCAGCCTCAAACATCGGGGGTGAGTACGGCGCTCAATGCGGTTTGGTTTGCCGATACGCAGCAGGGCTGGGCAGCGGGCGATGGCGGAGTGATTCTGGCTACCACCGATGGCGGCCAGAACTGGGTGCCTCAGGTAAGCAATTCGGTAAGCAAGCTGCGTACGATCTGGTTTTTCAACAGTGATACCGGCTATGTGGCCGGCCAGGGTGGACTATGCCTGCGCACGGTGAATGGCGGGCTGGTGTGGACACAGGTCGGCACGGCAGTTAATCAGGATATTTTCTCGATTGGATTTGCCGATGCCAGCAATGGTTACCTGAGCGGGCGAAACGGCAATTTTCAGAAAACCATTACAGGCGGCACAAGCTGGATTAACGGACCGCCCCCGCCCCCGCTCGATACGCTTAAAGCTGTGCGCGCTCCCGCCCCGACCGATGTGTATGTGACCACCCACAACGGCAAAGTGCTGAAAACCGACGGCAGCGGCAACTGGATAAGCCAGCAGCCTGGCAGCACCAAAAGCCTCAACGGCGCCTGGTTTACCACCACCACCACCGGCTGGGTAGCCGGTGATTCGGGCCGCGTATTTACCACCTCCAACGGCGGCGGACTATGGCTGCAACAGTCAACCGGCCTTGCCGAAAGGCTCTGGGCCATACACTTCCCCAACGACAGTGCCGGCTGGTGTGTGGGGGCCAACGGCACCGTGATAAAACTCACGCTGCTTACCACGGCGCTGCCTGCTACAGCGGCCCCGCAAACAATGCGCATTTTCCCCAACCCGGCCAGTGCAGCCACGCCACGCTACATCAGCCTGCCCCAAAACGAAAATGTGGTTCAGCTGGAGTTGTTTGATGCCCAGGCAAACCGGCTCAGTGTTTCACAATTCGCGGCTACGGCTTTCGGAAACGGCTGGAAATTAGAAACCGGCACATTGCCGCCGGGTGTATATATTCTTCGAATCACTACCACATCCGGTGTAATTTGCAGCCGAGTGGTTGTGACCGAGTAA